In the Pogona vitticeps strain Pit_001003342236 chromosome 2, PviZW2.1, whole genome shotgun sequence genome, ataaagtggtcaggcactcccatttctttaagaacttgccatagtttgctgtggtccacacagtcaaaggcttttgcatagtcaatgaagcagaagtagatatttttctggaactctctggctttctccataatccagcgcaagttagcaatttggtctcgagttcctctgcctcttcggaatccagcttgtacttctgggagttctcggtccacatactgctgaagcctaccttgtaggattttgagcataaccttgctagcgtgtgaaatgagtgcaattgtacggtagttggagcattctttggcactgcctttctttgggattgggatgtagactgatcttttccaatcctctggccactgttgagttttccaaacttgctggcatattgaatgtagcaccttaacagcatcatctttcaagattttaaatagttcaactggaatgccatcacctccactggccttgttgttagccaggctttctaaggcccactttctAAGGCCCAGATTCAGGCTAGGACTCTTGAACAGCACACCAACCCACTCCAATGGTTTCATATTGACATCTTCTCCTTTTCTCCGTTGCTTCGTCCTAGTGGCATGTTCACAGCATCTAATCAGTATCAGTGTGAAGAAGTGTGATGTTGTGGTTAAGAGTGCTGCACTGGGACTTTGTCATTTAACGATTTTGGTCCACAGGGAGCCCTACAACCCACTTTGTGACTCTGGCCCCAACCTTTCCTTTCTGTCATTCTCTTCCTCCGCCCTGCCCCACCTCACTGGGGcttgttgtgaaaataaagggCTAGCAGCCTTGAATGTACTGtactggaagaaaagcaggctaTAAAGACGATTCGGCCTAAATACATAACATGCCAGCCCTTCTCTCCCAATTTCTTGTGCTGTTCCTAATTCTTTCTGCCCGGCCTcatgcagctctctctctcccaccccgtCCTCCATGTTTTCTCTACTCTTCAGcctcttttattttctgttctcttCCCAACCGCCAAAATGTCGCCAGCTCCTTGGATGCTCTTTCGCTAAACGTTGTAGTTAAAAACCAGTACcgggggtgtgtgtttgtgtgtgtgtgtgtgtccctttgcCCACATTGCGGTGCTGCGATTCTTGAACGGGACCAGCAGAGGGAGAACAGAGACCGCGCTTGCCGAGTTTCCAGCGGTCCTCCAAGGTCAGTGGCAGCAATCTGTTGTGTGAACCAAGGGACTCGCCCCTTTCCCCCGCTGGGAGAAAAGGTGACGAGGGTTTTATAAAGACAACCGAGGTCCAGGGAGATCTGGGGAGATCAAGCGGAGACGGGAGGTATGCCCGCCATGCATCCCACAGGGCAAGATGCCCTGTGTGGAAGGTGGTCGCTCTCTGCGGGCGAGAGGGAGAGACGGCCCAGGCTAGAGGTGCCCCGCTGGGAGGATGCAAAAGACAAGCCGGAGCCGCCGCCGGGCCAAAAgggtgtatgtgtgcgtgtggaGAGCCGTGGCTGCTCGAActgccttcctcttcctgtctgCAAAGGCAGGGTGGATCCCTTGCTTGCAAGGAGCCGCCTCCGCCTCTCCGCTTTACCCATTGGGCCGCGGTGTGGCTGCTTCCACCCTTCCTCGAAAAGAACCATTCTGGGGGTTGATGGATGTGACGTTCCGGGTGGCGATTGGCCACGGCAGATGTCTGCCCGGGAGCCCCTTCTCCAAGTCCCGCCCACGACATTACTACTGACTAACAACTGTTCATGTGAACACTCGCTGGTGCCAAAGGTTCCATCTTGGCTGGCTTTTTTTTGTCCCCTTCTTTTCTAAgcagactctgtgtgtgtgatttccTTGCAAAGGTAGCTTCCAGGTCTTCTGAGGAAAGTTTTGGCAGTGTAAAGAGATCTAGAGATCTGGAGCCTTTTTGGACTTTGGGGCTGGTCTGTGTTGGACTAGGGCAAAACAGACATGCCACATACCCCACGCCAACGCTTGCAGCCTCGGGCGCCGGTGTGGTCAGAAACGGAAACCCGTGATTTCCTGGCCCTCTGGGGTGAACTCCTGATTCTAAGGTGGATTGAAAACCGGCCACCTAACAGTGATATCTATGAGGACCTCTCGGCGCAGATGATGGCCAGAGGTCACGAACGCAATGCTTCACAATGTAGAAACAGGGCCCGGGATCTGAAGCGGAGTTATCGGCGGGCAAAAGATGCGCAAGTATGTGCCGGAGCCGAGCCCGTTTCTTGTCGCTACTTTCGAGAGTTGGATCAGATGTTTGGTGGTGAAATGGACGGGGCTGCGAATAACCGAAGCCTGTCAAACATGGATGGGTCCATGCGCGTCGTTGTGAAAACTGAGGATGCTGAAGACATGGAGGCTCAAGTCTCAGAGGAAGAGGGCAACCAAATGACCCCGCCAAACACCCTCTCGAGCATGGATGCTGATACCGATACTGAAACAGAGCCAAATTTGGGGATCTCCCGAGATCTGGTGGCCGTGGACCCAGATGTGATTGAAACCACCATTGGAGAGGAAGGTATCGAACTCAAAACAGGGCACTTATGCAGACAACCAATTGCTGGTCCCAGTGAAGATGGACACCATACTGTTACTGGTGAGGAAGTGCCTGGTAACTGTGATGAGCTTTTGTGGGTCCCCTTGGCTGGTTGCCTTCTCAGAAAATTTGGTTCTGGGATGTCAAATGGAATGGATATTGGGCCTTGGAAAGAGCCAGAGGAAGACAAGTGGAGGCTCATGCTGTGTCAAATGTTGGAGTCCTTATAGCATTACTGAGAAAAAGGGCAATGGCACAGAGGGCCACTAAAATAGATAATAAATTTAGTTTCTTGTTAGTTGAGAGTGACCTTTGGGGCTATGAATTATATCTTGCTTAGCTTGTATCTATATCCAGCACTGTTCTTGGGACAGGGAAAGGAGGTATATAGTCTGAGTTTTCTCATGTTTAGACGTCCCGATTAGCAGAGACCTCTGAGAGGGAGACGAGCAGCGCCATTTGGTCTGGGCCTTACTTTGGGGAAGGCTCACCTTAGCCATGAGTGCATGAGGGTTATGACTTCCATggattaaaaaaaggtttttaaaatatgccaTTAATTACATTAAAATACTTTGCAGCCTTCCTCCCAGTCAATGATGGGGTCTCACAATATCAGTGTCCTGGCCTCATCTGCGCTCTTAGAGGAACTGTGGATTAGGCAGACTTGAAATTGGTTTCGGAAAAGGTATCTGGCTAAGGTTCGATGTTGGGCACACCACCTTGGGGTTGCCAGGAGATCCATGTGCCATCATGTGCTTAGTTTCAGGCAATTTCAGTCAAAAAATGGCAGGTGGGGGTGATTTAGTGGGGATCGGGAAGTCTTGGCTGTGTCTGGTTGGTGAGGCTACAGAGGTCTTTAGCAAAACATCCAATCAGCATCTGCTCCTAGACCTCTTGGCTCTGACCTGGCAAATTGATGTGGGATGTGGGATATGCTGGCCCTCAGATAGAAAAGGACCAGGAGAGGGGCAGAAAGGGCAGAGTGaatgga is a window encoding:
- the LOC110088048 gene encoding uncharacterized protein LOC110088048 isoform X1, giving the protein MPHTPRQRLQPRAPVWSETETRDFLALWGELLILRWIENRPPNSDIYEDLSAQMMARGHERNASQCRNRARDLKRSYRRAKDAQVCAGAEPVSCRYFRELDQMFGGEMDGAANNRSLSNMDGSMRVVVKTEDAEDMEAQVSEEEGNQMTPPNTLSSMDADTDTETEPNLGISRDLVAVDPDVIETTIGEEGIELKTGHLCRQPIAGPSEDGHHTVTGRGRRDTLLGRPLTTAERMASMRERKRRSHEEMMHEIMTDYRRTWETMEALHERGEISAGEFREAMLREMLLDREARTREAQLDRESRAREAQLDREARARDCQLEREIRIKELNMIEAELQRTRDILHPMVDAVVSVAEVLRTTGSIVKQSCQPQQSGEGPFLELDKSK
- the LOC110088048 gene encoding uncharacterized protein LOC110088048 isoform X2 translates to MPHTPRQRLQPRAPVWSETETRDFLALWGELLILRWIENRPPNSDIYEDLSAQMMARGHERNASQCRNRARDLKRSYRRAKDAQVCAGAEPVSCRYFRELDQMFGGEMDGAANNRSLSNMDGSMRVVVKTEDAEDMEAQVSEEEGNQMTPPNTLSSMDADTDTETEPNLGISRDLVAVDPDVIETTIGEEGRGRRDTLLGRPLTTAERMASMRERKRRSHEEMMHEIMTDYRRTWETMEALHERGEISAGEFREAMLREMLLDREARTREAQLDRESRAREAQLDREARARDCQLEREIRIKELNMIEAELQRTRDILHPMVDAVVSVAEVLRTTGSIVKQSCQPQQSGEGPFLELDKSK